One window of the Acaryochloris sp. CCMEE 5410 genome contains the following:
- a CDS encoding helix-turn-helix transcriptional regulator yields the protein MKILFHPEPQQISLAAVLYALGDPVRLDIVNQLATSGELTCNAFDCEIAKSTLSHHFKILRESGVIYSRKEGTQHHNSLRREELDDLFPGLLASVLDSLKTSA from the coding sequence ATGAAAATTTTGTTCCACCCAGAACCGCAGCAGATCTCCTTGGCGGCTGTGTTGTACGCCCTGGGAGATCCCGTGCGACTAGATATTGTGAATCAACTAGCCACTTCAGGTGAATTGACCTGCAATGCCTTCGATTGTGAAATTGCGAAATCCACCCTCTCCCATCACTTCAAAATTTTGCGGGAGTCTGGTGTGATTTATTCGCGCAAAGAAGGGACTCAACATCATAATTCTCTGCGGCGAGAAGAACTCGATGACCTATTCCCTGGTTTATTAGCGTCTGTTTTAGACAGCCTCAAAACTTCAGCCTAG
- the trxA gene encoding thioredoxin — translation MSSTTAINDTTFTTEVLESQQPVLVDFWAPWCGPCRMVGPIVDDIAADYQDQVKVVKFNVDESSDVASRYGIRSIPTLIVFKEGQPVETLVGASPKATLVEALDKHL, via the coding sequence ATGTCTTCTACTACTGCTATCAATGACACCACCTTTACTACAGAGGTGCTTGAGAGCCAGCAGCCTGTTCTCGTTGATTTTTGGGCCCCTTGGTGTGGACCTTGCCGCATGGTCGGTCCCATCGTTGATGACATCGCTGCGGACTACCAAGATCAAGTCAAAGTCGTTAAGTTCAATGTGGATGAGAGTAGCGATGTTGCCAGTCGATATGGCATTCGTAGCATTCCCACACTAATCGTCTTTAAGGAAGGCCAACCCGTTGAAACGCTGGTAGGGGCATCTCCTAAAGCAACCTTGGTTGAAGCCTTAGACAAACATCTATAA
- a CDS encoding alkene reductase — protein MSISSLFDPIRLGAVDLRNRMVMAPLTRGRSGPDRIPNALMAEYYQQRASAGLIITEATQVSEQAAGWSETPGIYSEAQIQAWRQVTDAVHRQDGKIFLQLWHTGRASHPDFQLNGARPISASAIKPAGEVHTPQGKKTFVTPRAVSLEEIPSIVQDFAQATGNARKAGFDGVEIHGANGYLIDQFLRDGTNQRQDAYGGTIEKRVRFLLEVIEAVVDTWSADHVGVRLSPTNAFNDMRDSNPIATFTHAAQALNTYNLAYLHVLEALPGHMLAVEGERVTPYIRQVFQGPLMINGGYDAVSGAAAIANQEADVVAYGVPFIANPDLPERFAKQAPLNEPDPSTFYTRGAEGYTDYPFLDPLETAA, from the coding sequence ATGTCTATTTCATCATTGTTTGACCCCATTCGTCTGGGTGCTGTTGACCTCCGCAACCGAATGGTAATGGCACCATTAACCCGAGGTCGATCCGGCCCGGATCGAATTCCCAACGCTTTAATGGCTGAGTATTACCAGCAGCGGGCGAGTGCAGGTCTGATTATTACAGAAGCGACTCAAGTTTCTGAGCAAGCGGCGGGCTGGTCTGAAACGCCAGGGATTTATTCTGAAGCCCAAATTCAGGCTTGGCGCCAGGTGACTGATGCCGTTCATCGGCAAGATGGCAAGATTTTCCTGCAACTTTGGCATACGGGACGGGCCTCTCATCCAGATTTTCAGTTGAATGGGGCACGACCGATTTCTGCCTCGGCGATTAAGCCAGCGGGTGAAGTTCATACCCCGCAGGGTAAAAAAACATTTGTGACCCCCAGGGCTGTGAGTCTGGAAGAGATTCCAAGTATTGTTCAAGACTTTGCTCAAGCTACTGGCAATGCTCGAAAAGCGGGATTTGATGGGGTTGAAATCCATGGGGCTAATGGATACTTAATTGATCAGTTCCTTCGAGATGGCACCAACCAACGGCAAGACGCCTATGGGGGCACGATCGAAAAACGAGTCCGGTTTCTGTTAGAAGTTATCGAGGCGGTGGTGGATACCTGGAGTGCTGATCATGTTGGCGTTCGACTGTCTCCTACGAATGCCTTTAATGACATGAGAGATAGTAATCCGATCGCAACCTTCACGCATGCAGCCCAAGCCCTCAATACTTATAATCTGGCCTATCTTCATGTCCTTGAAGCCTTGCCGGGTCATATGCTGGCGGTGGAAGGCGAGCGGGTGACTCCCTATATTCGACAGGTTTTTCAAGGTCCACTGATGATCAACGGTGGCTATGATGCGGTCAGTGGTGCGGCTGCGATCGCAAACCAAGAAGCCGATGTAGTCGCCTATGGCGTCCCGTTTATTGCTAATCCTGACTTACCGGAACGCTTTGCTAAACAAGCCCCCCTCAATGAACCCGACCCATCCACGTTCTATACCCGGGGGGCAGAAGGCTATACGGACTATCCATTTTTAGACCCGTTAGAGACTGCCGCATAG
- a CDS encoding nuclear transport factor 2 family protein translates to MPEDIAKPPLPPFDIESATDKVRFAEDAWNGRNPEKVSLAYSVDSVWRNRAEFVSGRAEIVAFLQRKWAKELDYRLIKELWATHDNRIAVRFAYEWHDDSGSWFRAYGNENWEFNELGLMKRRIASINDLPIQEGDRKFHWPLGPRPADHPGLSDLGL, encoded by the coding sequence ATGCCTGAAGATATTGCAAAACCCCCTTTGCCTCCCTTTGATATCGAATCTGCAACCGATAAAGTCCGCTTTGCCGAAGATGCCTGGAATGGTCGAAATCCTGAAAAAGTATCTCTGGCCTATAGCGTTGATAGTGTTTGGCGAAACCGCGCTGAGTTTGTTTCAGGTCGTGCCGAAATTGTGGCTTTTTTGCAGCGCAAGTGGGCGAAAGAATTGGACTATCGTCTGATTAAAGAACTCTGGGCCACCCACGATAACCGAATTGCTGTGCGTTTTGCCTATGAATGGCATGACGATTCGGGGAGTTGGTTTCGCGCCTATGGGAATGAAAACTGGGAGTTTAATGAGCTAGGTCTCATGAAACGCCGTATTGCCAGTATCAATGATCTGCCGATACAGGAGGGCGATCGCAAATTCCACTGGCCCTTAGGCCCCCGTCCTGCCGATCATCCTGGCCTATCCGACTTAGGGTTGTAA